Genomic window (Paenibacillus sp. 37):
ACATTCAGTTCCGTGTAAAATAAGATCAGATAACGCAAGCAGAATAACAAGGGTGCTGAGCATGCAAACATGACAGCATCAGGCACAGATAATCGGAGGGTACACATGAGTATGGATAAATTAAAAGTAGGCGTCGTGTACGGCGGAAAATCGGGCGAGCATGAGGTGTCGCTGCAAACGGCGTTTGCTGTAACAAACGCATTTGATTATGAAAAGTATGAACTGGTTCCTTTTTATATCTCCAAGCAGGGGACATGGAAAAAAGGACCTGTCATGCATGCGCCGTTCGCGCAGATTGAAGATCTGAAGCTGGAGCAATCGGCGGGTGGAACGCAGGATGCGCTGAATGCCCTGTTTGGTCGTTTGTATGGCGGAGCAGAAGCGCTGGACGTGATGTTCCCTCTGCTGCATGGTACGTTTGGAGAGGATGGCACCATTCAGGGCATGTTCGAGATGGCGGATATGCCATATGTAGGTGCGGGTGTACTCGCTTCGGCTGGCGGCATGGACAAAGTGGTCATGAAAAAGCTGTTTGCACAGGCTGGCATTGACCAATGTGCCTTTACGTATTTTAACGCGACACAATGGAAGCAGACTGAGCACGAAATGATCGTACAGGTCGAAGATCAGCTGGGGTATCCTTGTTTTATCAAACCGGCCAATCTGGGCTCCAGTGTAGGCATCTCCAAAGCACGTAACCGCGATGAACTGAAGACAGCTGTTGAGTTCGCACTTCGGTATGATACGAAGGTTGTCATTGAGGAGTTCGTTGAAGCACGCGAGGTTGAAGTCAGTGTCCTCGGTAATGACGAGCCCATGGCTTCCGTTCCAGGTGAGATCGTATCCTCCGGTGAGTATTATGACTATGCAGCCAAGTATATTGATGGTCAATCACAGATGCTGATTCCAGCTCCACTGGACCCAGAGGCCGCAGATCGCATTCGCGAGGCAGCTTTGCAGGCGTTCCGTGCGATTGAAGGTAACGGTATTTCACGTGCGGACTTCTTCATTCGGAAAAATGACGGCGCTTTGCTTATTAATGAAGTCAACACCATGCCTGGTTTCACACCGTACAGCATGTATCCACTTCTTTGGCGTGAGACAGGTGTATCGTATGCCGAACTGCTGGATCGCATGATTGAGCTGGCACTGGAGCGTTACAACCGTAAGCAGGCACTGAATTACGAGAACGGCGTACAGGCGTAGCCTGCGACCACAAGATCAGGAGGGATATGCATGGGATTTCAGACTGAATTCAATTCCGTATGCAAGTTCAAGAATGAGCAGGAGCTGTTCGAACTGCTTGAATACGGACGCGGCAAAATGGTCAAACAGGGCTTCCGGGTATTTCCTACCGGCCAGAAAGTGATTGCATACACACCGGATAACGTGGCTGTAGCCATCGTCAAGATCGTGGTTTCCATTGCGGAGATCAACTTCCAGGGGCAAGAGGTAACTGAGGTGGAGATGCAACTCATCCGCAAATTGACTGAGGAAGAATCACGCATTCAGACTGCCCTTGCGGATGAGATGTTCTTTGGAGAGCAAGCACAGGAATAGTTGTTGACTGTAAGTGCGGGTCGGAAGGACGGATTTGCCAGAATACGATTATGGTCACTCTTTTAGGGTAAAACTTGGTTATATACAGTGACGGTACATCCTGACGGCTGAATGCCGTGCGGGTTCTCCGCCCTAATAGAGAGGAAGAGATTCATGCTCGTACGCTTTGGTTACGTGGCCATGTCCGTGCTTATAGAGAATGCCTCGCCTTCCCGGACCATGACCATGTCGAGTTTTAACAAAATCGGTGACAGGGAAGCAGCGATCCGCAAGCTCGAACGGATTGCAGCTGAGAACCTGCACAATACATTACGTTTGCTCAGGCACAACAAGGGCAGCCATATTCATGTATATCGCTTCTCTTCCAAATTGATTCCACTGGCAACACACGAGGATCTGAATGACTGGGACCCGTTCCCGGCACTGAAGCAGGACTTTGCGGCCATTGGTGATTTTGTGAAGGAAAATCATATGCGTGTGTCCTTTCATCCAGATCATTTTACCGTACTTAGTACCCCCCGCGAGCAAGTTCTGCGCAACTCGATTCGCGACCTTCGTCATCATGTTCGGATGCTGGATGCCATGGGGCTGAATGCCACTGCCAAGAACAATATACATATTGGTGGTGCATACGGGGACAAGCCTTCAGCGGCGCTTCGTTTTGAAGAAAACTTTTTGAAGCTGGATCGGGACATTCAGGAGCGGCTCACACTCGAAAATGATGACAAAACGTTCAATGCGCCTGAGACACTTGCCGTGTGCCAGCGCTTGGGATTGCCCATGGTACTGGATATCCATCACCATTGGGTGAACAACGAAGGAGAACAGGCATGGGATCTGTGGCCTGATATTCTAAAGACCTGGCAGTCACCGCTTGCCCAGGCAGATTCACCGGCTGATCAGCCATTGCCACCCAAAATCCATGTCTCCAGTCCAAAGAGTGAGAAGGATCTGCGAGGTCATGCCGATGGTGTGGAGGTAGAGCCTGTGCTCGATTTCTTGCGTCATATCGCAGCAGACACCCCAAGACTTGACGTGATGATTGAGGCTAAACGCAAGGATGAGGCTCTTGTGCAACTGATGCAGAAGCTGGCATTCTATCATGAAGAGGGTGTGGAGTGGGTGGACGAGTCTACCGTCATCATTCATCCGTAGTGCCAAAAGGGGCCTGGGCAACGAGAAACTTTACGACCTGTGGGGCGTATACTTTTAACAAGTATTTCAACTTTTCGTAGATTGATATAGAAAGTAGAGTGAACGCTTTGAATGAGAAGGAAAAGACACCTTATGTCGTGACAAGCAAAAGCTATACTGCCGTTGCCATTAATGCAGCTTCCAAAGCTGGCGAATGGATCAAAAGCCGTCTTGGGACGGTAGCTGAACTTGGCACCAAATATTCACCCCAAGATCTGGTGACCGAAGTGGATAAAGGAGCGGAACAGATGATCCGCCGCCTGATTCTTACGCATTTTCCCCACCATGCCATTCTGGGTGAAGAAGGCGTAGAACCGGGACCGGAAGCTTCGGCAAAAGCACTGAAAGAGGCCGAGGAAGAAGAGTTCCTGTGGATTGTTGATCCTGTGGACGGAACGACGAACTTTGTACACGGATTCCCGTTTTATTCGGTGTCCATCGCATTGGCTCACAATGGTGAAGTCATTGTTGGCGTGATCTACGACCCTTCCCGTGATGAAATGTTTGTTGCGGAAAAAGGGAAAGGGGCATATGTTCACGGAAACCGGATGCTTGTATCTGGTGAACAAGAACTGGCTCAGAGCCTGATTGCGGTTGGATTCCCGGCAGACACAACCTTTGCGTTGCCACTGAACATGGCAGCTGTGCAGGCGCTTGCTCCGCAAGTCCGTAACTTGCGTGCAGGCGGATCTGCCGCTCTTCATCTGGCATATGTTGCCGCAGGACGCCTCAGCGCCTACACCGAAGTTGGATTGAAACCGTGGGATATTGCCGCAGGTGCGCTGCTGGTTGAAGAATCCGGCGGCAAGGTGACCGATACCATCGGAACGCCTTACCAACTGTCTGTGAATCATGTCGTTGCCAGCAATGGCAAAATCCATGATGCACTGACGGATGTGCTGAAGGAAGCGAAGGCTACCGGGTTGGAGTGAGTTAGTTCAACTCATTGATGCTTTAATAACCTGTAATTGTACATTAACGGAGGGGACAGAAAGCATTTGAAGAAACGAAGTGCTCGCCTTTATCACCTGATTTCTTCCTTGGAAAAGGGAATCAAAGAAATCTGGGGATAACAGCGATCGGAAGATGATTCTGTATACGAAGTGAAAGTACAATAGCAATATTTAACGCATGTATGACTTTAATTAAAGGAGCGAGAACAATGGATGAATCCAAAGAACTGGAACGACGGCTCAGTGATATGCTGACGGAAGGGGACATGGAAGAGTCCGGCGACACCGATCAGCGTGAACGCCAGCTGATTCCTCCCAAGTATGAAGTGCGAATCCAGACAGAACGTGATCCAATTGTCGAGGAAACGTTAAAGTACCGGAAGATGGCACGTGAAGTGGATGATCGTTATGATCGATATCTGGAGCGAGCTGCCGGGAACAAACCGGAGAGCGACAAGGGTCATTCAAATTCTGAGGACTCGAATAAGCCGCAATCTTAACTAATCAGTGAACGTCATAGCTGAGCTTAACCAGTAACAGGCTCCCCTTTAGGGGGTCTGTTATTTCATGTGTGTTCTCAGCAGAGAGGACAACGCCTACTTTAAAATGATAGAATAGAGTAACACGAACCTATGTCATTGGAATGACCGATGTACACTATATTAGTGTAAATTATTATAGATTTGCGAGAAGGAGTGTTACCTGAATGAAGCGTAAACGTATATGGGAAAATACAGCTGCCGGTTTAACGGTAAGCATGTTGGCAGGAATGTTGCTCTTCACATCTTCTGCATTGCCTGCACACGCGGCTGACACCAAAACCGGTGTATTGCCAGCGGGCACAAATGAGACTTCGCTGACAGCGAAGAAAGATGCAGTAGCTGTAACCAAGGAGTTCCGCATCGTCACATTGGGAGATTCCATAACGGTAGGTTATGAGCCCAACACAAAAGAATTGTCTTATGGTTATGTAGAACGTTTGCATGAGCAAGGTTTGCTGCATGGACGTACACAGGTGGACAACTACGGGATCGCCGGATTGAAAACCAGTGGCCTGAAAAACTTTACTACTGCAATTAAGGATGGAAAAACGCTGACTTCAGAAGCCATTCAACCAACTCTTCCTGATCCAAGAGCGGGACAGATCGGAGCCAATACTGCTGCAATCCGTGAGAGCGTAGCACAGGCCAATCTGGTTGCAATTACCATTGGGGGAAATGATGTATCTGAGCTTCTCGGTACAGCAGACAAACTGAGTGATCAGGATCTGCAAGCGAAGGTAAAAGAATTACTCGCAACATATACAGCCAATGTTAGTGCAACGATTAATGATATCCATGAAATTAATCCGACGGCTACAATTGTCATCGCCGACCAGTATCAACCGATGCCGGAAGTAGCAGGCAAGGCAATCTATGCCAAACTGATGGAGGCATCCCAAGGTTTCACACAGACCATTGATGGCATTGCAGCACAATTCACTGCTCAGGGTACTGATGTCAAAGTCGCACACGTGGCCAAGGAGTTTGTTGGTGGTGAAGGCACGATGACACATATGATCAAAGATCGTGATTTCCACCCGAACCAATTTGGATATGCGGCCATTGCCGAAGTATTTTCCAAAACGATCTGGGGCGACTACACCAAGCTGACTGCACCTGCGACAGGTGAGCCGATGAACATTATTGTGAGTGGCAAAACATTGAATACACCGTACAAACCGATTATCCGTAACGGCAAAAACTTTGTGGCGATCCAAGACATCGTGAATGCGGTCGGTGCTACTACAGTGTGGGATAACAAAACTTCAACCGCAACCATTACATATGGAGACCGAAAGGTTGCTGTGAAGATTGGTGCCAATGCTGTGAAGGTAAATGGAGCATCGGTTACTGTGGATACACCTGCATTCCTGAATAAGGTAGGCAAAGAGTCCAAAACATATGTACCACTTGCCATGGTGGCTGAAGGTCTTGGCTTTGATGTGCAATATGTAGCGAAGCTGAAAACTGTTTTTGTTAATCCGTAAATTGTATTTCATGCTTTAACCTGATGTTATTCAACAGCCAGAATACCTTGATCTGTTCAAGGTATTCTGGCTGTTTTGTGTTCTTTTTGAGTTGCTGACACAGATGTATACCTTCTCTAATGACCTAAAATGTTGCATAAATATATCTTGTCAGATGACCAACGGATGTGTAAATATGAAAATAACTTACAATAAAACCACTAATGCATAGGATGACAGGCACCCCTCGCAAGCCAAAGGAGCGCTTAGGATGAACAAAATTAAGAACGCTTTCACAACACTGCCGATTCATCACAAAACGATTCTTCTCATCGGACTTTTGATGTTGATCAGCTTTACGTTTTATGCGTCCGTACTCCGATATGTGTTCAGTATCTATGACCGTCAGATCTATGAGAAATCATCGCAGGTCCTCAATATGTCCTCGGTAGGTATTGAGAATCAACTACGTGAAGTTTCCAATCTCTCCTTCAAGGTGATGTCAGACGAGCCGCTCCAACAATATTTGCTTCAACTTGAAAAGGCCGAGACGGGATATGAGAGAAATGGTCTGCGCAAGAAAATTACCAATCGATTGGTTGCTTATGCGGGTTCTGAGAAGTACGTCTATTCCATGCTATTTATCGATAATGATAATAACGTCATGGCCGCAGGCAATCGGGAGGGAATTTCGGAGTCGAAGCAAAAAGAACTGGTTGCACTGGGACAGCAATACTCGGGCTCCAATGCCTGGCATACCAGTGGGGATAAACAGTCCCGACTCTTGTCGGTCCGGCAGGTGAAATCCTTTATTGGGGGAGCATTTACATTGGAAGACCTCGGCACACTGATCATCCGCGTACGGCTGGACCGAATTGTACAGGACCAGATGCAAGAACCGGCTGAGGACTCCCAATTACTCATTACGGATGGAAAAGAAGTGATCTATCCAACAGAATCGTCGGTCAGTGAAGCTGAGATTGAGTCTGAACTGAAGCGCACCCAGCCCTATGGGATTGCCATGTTAGAGCAAGGGAGACACTTTGTAGCTCGTGCTCATTCTTCCTATACGGATTGGACCTATTTGTACACAACCCCGTTTGACCAGATGTTTAAACAGATCCAGTTTGTCAAACAGTTGGTCACGGTGATTTTCATCATGATTTTTCTGGCGGCGCTTATCATTGGAGCGAGATTCTCTCGCAGTATTACCCATCCGATTGCGCAGTTGATCAAGAAGATGCGTAATATCGAAAAAGGCGATCTGGATAAGCTGGAGGAGGCTGCTCTCGGAAATGTTCCGATATCTCCACAGAATGAGGTTGGGCTGCTGCATCGCACATTCAAGATGATGCTTCAACGGATACGTGAATTGATTGATGAGAATTATGCCAAGCAACTGGTGATTCGTGAGACTGAATTGAAAGCGCTTCAGGCTCAGATTAATCCACATTTTCTCTACAACACGCTGGAATCGATTAACTGGCTGGCTAAAGTACAGAAGCAACGACAGATCTCGGAAATGGTTGAGGCTCTCGGATTCCTGCTGCGTAGCTCTGTGAATATGTCCGAGAAGTGGATTACGCTGGAAAGAGAGCTGGACATTGTCCGCAGTTACGTGACGATTCAGCGCACTCGTTTTGAGGAAAGACTGGATTTCGACATGGAAATTGCCCCAGAGGTAGGAACGGCGCGGATACCGAAGTTAACATTACAGCCTTTGGTGGAAAACGCCATACATTATGCACTTGAACCAAGCATTGACCCTTGCCGGATCCGTATTCGGGCGAGAGCAGATGGAGATAAGGTGATTATTGAAGTCGAGGACGACGGTCCGGGGATGACACCGGAATTCCTGGAACAACTACACGAAGGACGTATTCAGACAAGAGGACAGGGCATTGGGTTATCTAACATCCAGGAACGAATCAGACTGACCTTCGGCGATGAAGGTGGAATGGTGATGAGCAGCAAGCCCGGATCAGGAACTGTAGTATCGATCAGCATACCTTGGATCAGAGAGGACGATGACGATGTACAAAGTGATGCTCGTAGATGATGAACGTGTCATTCTGGAGGGGATTTCCCAAGTGGTCGATTGGGCCGCGGCAGGTACGGAATTGGTGGATACGGCGAGGAACGGGATCGAAGCATTGGATAAAATCGGACAGTCGAGGCCCGATATTATCATTACGGATATTTCCATGCCGGGTCTGGATGGTCTCGGACTCATAGAGAAGGCATCTGAAGCATACCCGGGTGTACGTTTCATTATGTTATCCGGCTATAAGGAGTTCGAGTATGCCCGCAGAGCGATGCAATATGGTGTGAAGCATTATTTGCTCAAGCCCTGTAACGAGAATCAGATCCATGATGCATTAACTGAACTGTTGCAGGAACATCAGGATGCCCAGGTGAAGGAGAATGTTGCAGGGGAGATGAAACAGCGATTGCAGCGAGTCCTTCCACATGTGAAGGAGCAATTTCTGCTGGAGTTCATGACCAACCGCACCTATGGGCCGGTTGATCTGGAGTATTATCAGGAGCTGTTTGATCTGGAGCTTGAAGAGAACGCAGTTCGGTTACTGTTGTTCCGAATTGTAGATGAACATGATTACAGCCACTTATTTGCGATCAAAAACATTGCCAGTGACCTGCTCCCACATGTCCTGTTAAGCACAACCATTGAAGGTAAACTCCTCATTCTGCTCGCGGATTCAGCTGATCCGGCTGGACTGAAAGAAAGTATTGAAGAGGTTCGGGCTGCATTTACCAGACTATATAAATTGGAAGTGACCGCTGCGCTGAGTGAAGCAGATCGAATGATTCAGTCCCGGCGGTTGTTTCGTGAGGCGTTGCAGTATCTGAACCATCGCTTCTTTATCGGTGAAGGCAAGCTGATTACGAAGAATGATCTGGTATTGGCGGGAGAATGCGACGGATTGCATGTAGAACAGGATGCCGAGCAACTGTGTCAGTTGATCAAATCGGGAAATACCGAGGAAACAGCGGTAGAGGTGGAGCGTCTGTTTGATCTACTATCACGTCAGCAGCTGGAAATCGAGGTGACTCGCTCTTATGTAGTGCAGCTCTACTCGGCGATGGTTCATGTTTGTCCACCTGAGGAGGCAACGGAATTCACCCAGCGTATGGCAGAATTGCCTCATATCGATACGTTATCCGGTTTGAAATCTTTTGTTGCAAGCAGTACAGCCCGATTAACTTCCGGTTATTACAAAAACCATATCAGCCGCCAGTCTTCAGCCGTGGAGAAGATGATGGATATCGTGGATCGTCATTATGGAGAGGCGGATCTCTCACTCAATGGAGTTGCTCATCAAATGTTGTATATGAATCCGGATTATTTGGGTAAGATTTTCAAAAAAGTCACAGGCGAGAATTTTTCCAACTACGTGAATCGTCTGCGCATTGAACGCGCATGTGACCATATTCGCAGAGGCGGGGATGTGAAAGTATTTGAGCTTGCTGAATTGTTCGGATTCGGCGGGAATTCACAATATTTCAGTCAGGTGTTCAAAAAGTGGACTGGGATGACACCTACGGAATTCCGTAGGATCGGCATATAACAATGGACTACCAATCATGTAATTCATGTCTGAGGAGGACGAACAGCGACGAGAGGAGGCTGTTGTCCTCCTCTGTTTTTTGAACCAACTAGACGGTTTTGTGTATTCAACTATGGTCGTACATTTGCGAAAATGACATTAACAAGTTTGTGAAAGCGTTATCAGAAATAAAAGGATAACTCGTTCACACAACCATATCAACATAAAAGGGGAGATTGGCATGGTGAAAAAGGCAATATTCCTGATGATGGCTGCTTTGCTCGTGTTTACAGCGGCATGTAGCTCAGGTGGAGGAACTGAAGGAGCATCTGGAGATGACTCAGTTACCCTGCGGATCGCTTGGTGGGGCTCGGATGCAAGGCATGAATATACACAGAAGGTCATCGACCTGTATAAATCGAAAAACCCGAATGTCAAAATCGACGTGGAATATGCTTCATTTGATGACTACTGGAAAAAGCTCGCACCACAAGCAGCGGCAAATCAGTTGCCTGACATCGTTCAGATGGATATTTCCTACATCAGTCAATATGCACAGAATGGTCAGCTTGAGGATCTAGCGCCTTATCTTGGCAACCAGATCAAAGTGGACGATGTGTCCGAGAATGTTATCAGCACAGGTGTAATTAACGGTAAACAATACGGTGTACCTGCCGGTGTTAACGTTCTGGGCTTCCAATATGATCCGGCATTGCTTAAAAAAGCAGGCGCAGATGCAATTCCTGACAATATGACTTGGGAGTCGTACGAAGCACTCGGTAAACAAGCCGCAGATAAAGGTCTGTATCTGGATGGAGGCGTAGCTCCGGATATTTTCTTCCATTACTTCCTACGTACCAAAGGGTTGTCGCTATACAATGCGGAAGGCACAGGTCTTGGTTATGATGATGACCAATTGTTTGTTGAATTCTTCGGACTTATGCGCCGCATGATTGAACAGGGCGCAGCACCTACACCGGATGTAGCCAACCAAACCAAAGGCATTATTGAGGAATCGGATCTCGTGAAGGAAAAAGGAATTGGCGTATGGCAGTGGTCCAACCAGTTCGTAGCCTTGCAACAGGTAGCGAACCGTCCGCTCGAAATCGCCCCAATGCCAGGACCGGATATGGAAAAAGGACTATATATGCAACCAAGTATGTATTGGGGTGTAACGTCCAACTCCAAAGTGAAGGAAGAAGCGGCTAAATTCATTGATTTCTGGGTGAATGACGTGGAAGCCAACAAACTGATCAAAGGTGAGCGTGGTGTACCAATCTCCGGAGCAATCAAAGAAGCTATCGCACCTGAGCTGAGTGACGCCACGAAACAAGTCTTTGAATTCGTAGCAGCCATGGAGCCTAAGGCTTCACCAATGAGTTCTCCGCCACCGGTTGGTTCACCTGAAGTAATCTCTTCCCTAGCAGATGTGGTTGAAGAGTTGAACTTTGGCAAAATTACACCTGAACAAGCAGCAGAGACATTCCGCAAGAACGCCGAATCTGTTCTTGCGAACAATAAATAACAGTTGAATGATGGCTTGCTCATCCTACTTCAGGGATGGTCGGGAATGGGGCTACTCGCAAATGCGAGGGCCTTTCCCCGTCCAGATGACCGAAGCCAGGATGAGGGAGCAAGCTGATCCATGAAGGAGGTTCGTTCCATTGAGGCAGTATTCGTCGTTACGTAGAAACTTAACTGGATATGCGTTCATAAGCCCGTTTATTATTGGATTCCTGGGCTTCACACTCATCCCCATGTTTGTGTCCTTATATATGTCGTTCACGAGTTATAATTTGTTCACTTCTCCACGGTGGATTGGGCTTGATAACTACACCAAAATGTTTTTTGATGACCCGAAATATTGGAATTCGGTTAAAGTGACGTTTCTGTATGTATTCATTGGGGTACCGTTAAGATTGATCTTTGCCCTCTTCGTAGCGATGGTCCTGAACACTGGCTCTCGTATGATTGGAACGTACCGGACGTTGTATTACCTGCCATCCATTATCGGTGGTAGTGTGGCCGTATCCATTATGTGGCGTAACCTCTTCAGTAATGAGGGTGTTATCAACAGTGCTCTAACGGCAATCGGGATTGGGCCTATAAGCTGGTTTGGTGACCCGAATGCATCCTTGGTTATGCTCATCTCACTGTCTGTGTGGCAGTTTGGTTCGTCCATGCTGATCTTCCTGGCTGGTCTCAAAAATATCCCTACTGAGATGTACGAGGCAGCAGGTGTGGATGGCGCGAACCCTATACGGAAATTTTTCAGCATCACCTTGCCACTACTTAGCCCGATCGTCCTGTTCAATATGATTATGCAGACGATTGGTGCATTCATGACGTTTGTACCTGCCTATATTATCTCCAAAGGCGAAGGTGGTCCAATGGACGGTACGATGCTGTACTCCCTGTATCTGTTCCGTCAGGCGTTTATGTTTAACAACATGGGTTATGCTTCGGCAATGGCCTGGATCATGCTAATCATGATCGGTATACTCACGGTAGCTGTGTTCCTGACATCCAAGTACTGGGTGTTCTACGAATCTGAAGGAGGGAAGTAACGATGGTTTGGAGAAATGTAAAATGGCCCATTTATCACCTGTTCGTTGCAGCTCTTGCCCTCCTGATGCTCTATCCCGTCCTATGGATGCTATTTAGTTCATTCAAGGAAAGCCGTACGATTTTTGTCACAGCGGATACCCTGTTTCCTGCGGAGTGGATCTGGAGCAACTATGTGGATGGCTGGAAAGGCACAGCTGGAAGACCGTTTATGGATTACATCACCAACTCACTTGTAATCGTGGTTATTTCCACGATCGGTGCCGTAATATCGTCATCGCTGATCGCTTT
Coding sequences:
- a CDS encoding ABC transporter substrate-binding protein codes for the protein MVKKAIFLMMAALLVFTAACSSGGGTEGASGDDSVTLRIAWWGSDARHEYTQKVIDLYKSKNPNVKIDVEYASFDDYWKKLAPQAAANQLPDIVQMDISYISQYAQNGQLEDLAPYLGNQIKVDDVSENVISTGVINGKQYGVPAGVNVLGFQYDPALLKKAGADAIPDNMTWESYEALGKQAADKGLYLDGGVAPDIFFHYFLRTKGLSLYNAEGTGLGYDDDQLFVEFFGLMRRMIEQGAAPTPDVANQTKGIIEESDLVKEKGIGVWQWSNQFVALQQVANRPLEIAPMPGPDMEKGLYMQPSMYWGVTSNSKVKEEAAKFIDFWVNDVEANKLIKGERGVPISGAIKEAIAPELSDATKQVFEFVAAMEPKASPMSSPPPVGSPEVISSLADVVEELNFGKITPEQAAETFRKNAESVLANNK
- a CDS encoding inositol monophosphatase family protein — its product is MNEKEKTPYVVTSKSYTAVAINAASKAGEWIKSRLGTVAELGTKYSPQDLVTEVDKGAEQMIRRLILTHFPHHAILGEEGVEPGPEASAKALKEAEEEEFLWIVDPVDGTTNFVHGFPFYSVSIALAHNGEVIVGVIYDPSRDEMFVAEKGKGAYVHGNRMLVSGEQELAQSLIAVGFPADTTFALPLNMAAVQALAPQVRNLRAGGSAALHLAYVAAGRLSAYTEVGLKPWDIAAGALLVEESGGKVTDTIGTPYQLSVNHVVASNGKIHDALTDVLKEAKATGLE
- a CDS encoding carbohydrate ABC transporter permease translates to MRQYSSLRRNLTGYAFISPFIIGFLGFTLIPMFVSLYMSFTSYNLFTSPRWIGLDNYTKMFFDDPKYWNSVKVTFLYVFIGVPLRLIFALFVAMVLNTGSRMIGTYRTLYYLPSIIGGSVAVSIMWRNLFSNEGVINSALTAIGIGPISWFGDPNASLVMLISLSVWQFGSSMLIFLAGLKNIPTEMYEAAGVDGANPIRKFFSITLPLLSPIVLFNMIMQTIGAFMTFVPAYIISKGEGGPMDGTMLYSLYLFRQAFMFNNMGYASAMAWIMLIMIGILTVAVFLTSKYWVFYESEGGK
- the uvsE gene encoding UV DNA damage repair endonuclease UvsE gives rise to the protein MLVRFGYVAMSVLIENASPSRTMTMSSFNKIGDREAAIRKLERIAAENLHNTLRLLRHNKGSHIHVYRFSSKLIPLATHEDLNDWDPFPALKQDFAAIGDFVKENHMRVSFHPDHFTVLSTPREQVLRNSIRDLRHHVRMLDAMGLNATAKNNIHIGGAYGDKPSAALRFEENFLKLDRDIQERLTLENDDKTFNAPETLAVCQRLGLPMVLDIHHHWVNNEGEQAWDLWPDILKTWQSPLAQADSPADQPLPPKIHVSSPKSEKDLRGHADGVEVEPVLDFLRHIAADTPRLDVMIEAKRKDEALVQLMQKLAFYHEEGVEWVDESTVIIHP
- a CDS encoding histidine kinase, with the translated sequence MNKIKNAFTTLPIHHKTILLIGLLMLISFTFYASVLRYVFSIYDRQIYEKSSQVLNMSSVGIENQLREVSNLSFKVMSDEPLQQYLLQLEKAETGYERNGLRKKITNRLVAYAGSEKYVYSMLFIDNDNNVMAAGNREGISESKQKELVALGQQYSGSNAWHTSGDKQSRLLSVRQVKSFIGGAFTLEDLGTLIIRVRLDRIVQDQMQEPAEDSQLLITDGKEVIYPTESSVSEAEIESELKRTQPYGIAMLEQGRHFVARAHSSYTDWTYLYTTPFDQMFKQIQFVKQLVTVIFIMIFLAALIIGARFSRSITHPIAQLIKKMRNIEKGDLDKLEEAALGNVPISPQNEVGLLHRTFKMMLQRIRELIDENYAKQLVIRETELKALQAQINPHFLYNTLESINWLAKVQKQRQISEMVEALGFLLRSSVNMSEKWITLERELDIVRSYVTIQRTRFEERLDFDMEIAPEVGTARIPKLTLQPLVENAIHYALEPSIDPCRIRIRARADGDKVIIEVEDDGPGMTPEFLEQLHEGRIQTRGQGIGLSNIQERIRLTFGDEGGMVMSSKPGSGTVVSISIPWIREDDDDVQSDARR
- a CDS encoding stalk domain-containing protein — translated: MKRKRIWENTAAGLTVSMLAGMLLFTSSALPAHAADTKTGVLPAGTNETSLTAKKDAVAVTKEFRIVTLGDSITVGYEPNTKELSYGYVERLHEQGLLHGRTQVDNYGIAGLKTSGLKNFTTAIKDGKTLTSEAIQPTLPDPRAGQIGANTAAIRESVAQANLVAITIGGNDVSELLGTADKLSDQDLQAKVKELLATYTANVSATINDIHEINPTATIVIADQYQPMPEVAGKAIYAKLMEASQGFTQTIDGIAAQFTAQGTDVKVAHVAKEFVGGEGTMTHMIKDRDFHPNQFGYAAIAEVFSKTIWGDYTKLTAPATGEPMNIIVSGKTLNTPYKPIIRNGKNFVAIQDIVNAVGATTVWDNKTSTATITYGDRKVAVKIGANAVKVNGASVTVDTPAFLNKVGKESKTYVPLAMVAEGLGFDVQYVAKLKTVFVNP
- a CDS encoding D-alanine--D-alanine ligase translates to MSMDKLKVGVVYGGKSGEHEVSLQTAFAVTNAFDYEKYELVPFYISKQGTWKKGPVMHAPFAQIEDLKLEQSAGGTQDALNALFGRLYGGAEALDVMFPLLHGTFGEDGTIQGMFEMADMPYVGAGVLASAGGMDKVVMKKLFAQAGIDQCAFTYFNATQWKQTEHEMIVQVEDQLGYPCFIKPANLGSSVGISKARNRDELKTAVEFALRYDTKVVIEEFVEAREVEVSVLGNDEPMASVPGEIVSSGEYYDYAAKYIDGQSQMLIPAPLDPEAADRIREAALQAFRAIEGNGISRADFFIRKNDGALLINEVNTMPGFTPYSMYPLLWRETGVSYAELLDRMIELALERYNRKQALNYENGVQA
- a CDS encoding response regulator, producing MYKVMLVDDERVILEGISQVVDWAAAGTELVDTARNGIEALDKIGQSRPDIIITDISMPGLDGLGLIEKASEAYPGVRFIMLSGYKEFEYARRAMQYGVKHYLLKPCNENQIHDALTELLQEHQDAQVKENVAGEMKQRLQRVLPHVKEQFLLEFMTNRTYGPVDLEYYQELFDLELEENAVRLLLFRIVDEHDYSHLFAIKNIASDLLPHVLLSTTIEGKLLILLADSADPAGLKESIEEVRAAFTRLYKLEVTAALSEADRMIQSRRLFREALQYLNHRFFIGEGKLITKNDLVLAGECDGLHVEQDAEQLCQLIKSGNTEETAVEVERLFDLLSRQQLEIEVTRSYVVQLYSAMVHVCPPEEATEFTQRMAELPHIDTLSGLKSFVASSTARLTSGYYKNHISRQSSAVEKMMDIVDRHYGEADLSLNGVAHQMLYMNPDYLGKIFKKVTGENFSNYVNRLRIERACDHIRRGGDVKVFELAELFGFGGNSQYFSQVFKKWTGMTPTEFRRIGI